Genomic DNA from uncultured Ilyobacter sp.:
ATATTCTTCTAGAATCAAACATTCATGAAAAACTAAATCACAGGCTGAAGAGATATGGCATAAGAAATTTTGAGGTAAGGCTTGTGTCGGGAGATTTTACAAAAGAGCTGCAAGAAGTAGACAATTCCATAATAAAAATAGAAAAAGAACTTGAGAAAAAAATAGTATCTGAAGAGACCAAAGGAGCACCCGCCAAAAAAGCTGCTCCTATAACTACATCAGAAAGTGGAGACGTAGTTATAGGTAAAATTATAAAAGGAAAAACCATATCTTTTGAAGCCTTTGGAGAGATATATGACGGTGAAAATTGTGTCCTAGAGGGGCAGCTCTTCTCCATTGAAAAAAGAGATCTTAAAAGTGGGAAAGTTCTTGTCACATTCAACATTACAAATCTTGAAAACTCAGTATCCTGCAAAAAATTTATGGAAAAGTCAGAAGCCGATAAACTTTCCATAAAGGAAAACATTTGGGTAAAATTAAACGGAAAAAAACAGCGGGATAAGTATTCAAACGATGAAGAAATACTAATGGTAGGCTCTATAAACATTATCGATTCAAAAACAACCGAGAGAGAGGACAGGGCAGAGGAAAAAATGGTAGAACTGCACACCCACACAAAAATGAGTGAGATGGTAGGTTCCATAGATGCTAAAAACCTCGTAAAAAGAGCCCTAAAATACGGCCATAAAGCTCTGGCGGTAACAGATTATGGGGGTGTACACTCCTTTCCTTTTGTGTACAAGGCGGCCAAAGGAAGTGACCTCAAGGTTATCTTTGGATGTGATGCGTATATGGTTGATGATACCCGTCCAATGGTTGAGAATCCTAAGGATGTTCTCATACAAGAGGAAACCTACGTTGTATACGACCTTGAAACTATGGGTCTTAACTCCCATGAAAATGAGATAATAGAAATCGGTGCCATAAAACTAAAGGGGACTAGGATAGTAGATAAATACTCTCAGCTTATCAATCCCGGAAAAAGTATACCAAATAAAATACAGGAACTTACAGGAATAACAGATGATATGGTGAAAGATGAGCCCTCTATAGAGACTGTTTTACCGGAATTTTTAGACTTTGCAGGAGATGCGACTTTAGTCGCCCATAATGCCAAGTTTGACATAGGTTTTTTGACCAGAGATGTGAAGAAATATACAGACATCAAAGACTATAAACCATCTGTCATAGATACTCTTCAGTGGGCTAGAGACCTTCTACCTGACCTCAGAGGACACGGACTAAAGTCTGTTACAAAGAAGTTAGGGGTAGCCCTTGAAAACCACCACAGAGCTGTTGATGACTCTCAGGCCACTGCCCATATGTTTGCTGTCTTTTTAGAAAAATTTATGGAAAAAGGAGCAGTTAAACTAAACGAACTAGACGGAGTCTTTCCTGTAAACATAAAAAAACAGGAGACTAACAATATAATGCTCCTGGTAAAAAATAATACGGGTTTAAAAAACTTATATAAACTCGTATCAGAGGCGCACATTAATTACTATGGAAGTAAGAAGCCTAGAATACCAAGGTCCCTTATAGAGAAAAATCGTGATGGGATACTTATAGGGGCAGCTATGAGTATGCATTTTTCAAATGAGGGGGAATTGGCCTCAGCATATTTCAGATATAATTTAGATCATCTATATGAAAAAATAAATTTTTACGATTATATCGAGCTTCAACCTAGGGAAAGTTACACTGAACTCTATGAAAAAGAGGGTACTGGAACTATAAGTTCCTTTGATAGTATAGAAAAAGCAAATAAATTCTTATATCACCTTGCAAAATCGAAGGATAAAAAAGTAATTGCTACTTCTAATGTTCATTACCTAGATGAAGAGGATCACAGAGTTAGAAGCATACTCCTCTATGGAAGCGGTAGTGTTTTCCGTGAAAAACAGTATAACTCAGACAACAAATTTTATTTTAGAACCACCAACGAGATGCTTAGAGAATTTTCTTATCTCGGGGAAGATATCGCCAGGGAGATAGTTGTAGAATCTACCAATGCTATCGCATCTGAAATAGAGAAAGTTCAGCCTGTACCAAGTGGATTCTTCCCACCAAAGATAGATAACGCCGAAGAGATAGTAAAAGAGATGACTTATAATAAGGCATATAAAATATACGGAAATCCTCTTCCTGAAATAGTTGCCCAGAGATTAGAAAGGGAGCTTAGGGCTATTGTAGGAAACGGCTTCTCTGTACTATATCTGTCTGCCCAGAAACTTGTAAAGGAATCTCTGGACAACGGTTATCTAGTTGGATCAAGAGGATCTGTAGGTTCTTCTCTTGTAGCTTTCATGATGGATATAACTGAAGTTAATGCTCTATACCCCCACTATATCTGTGCTGACGAAAACTGCAGGTATTCTGAATTTATGGACAAAGAGGGTGCAGGAGTGGATCTTCCTGACAAGAGCTGTCCCAAATGTGGAAAAGATCTCAAGAAAGAGGGACATGCCATACCTTTCGAGGTCTTTATGGGATTCAACGGTGATAAGGTTCCTGATATCGACCTAGTGCGAAACGTTACTCTGAAAGTAGCTTAGCTACAGGGATGAGTCACTTAACAAATAGTTAAGGAGAACTATATACTTGA
This window encodes:
- a CDS encoding PolC-type DNA polymerase III, yielding ILLESNIHEKLNHRLKRYGIRNFEVRLVSGDFTKELQEVDNSIIKIEKELEKKIVSEETKGAPAKKAAPITTSESGDVVIGKIIKGKTISFEAFGEIYDGENCVLEGQLFSIEKRDLKSGKVLVTFNITNLENSVSCKKFMEKSEADKLSIKENIWVKLNGKKQRDKYSNDEEILMVGSINIIDSKTTEREDRAEEKMVELHTHTKMSEMVGSIDAKNLVKRALKYGHKALAVTDYGGVHSFPFVYKAAKGSDLKVIFGCDAYMVDDTRPMVENPKDVLIQEETYVVYDLETMGLNSHENEIIEIGAIKLKGTRIVDKYSQLINPGKSIPNKIQELTGITDDMVKDEPSIETVLPEFLDFAGDATLVAHNAKFDIGFLTRDVKKYTDIKDYKPSVIDTLQWARDLLPDLRGHGLKSVTKKLGVALENHHRAVDDSQATAHMFAVFLEKFMEKGAVKLNELDGVFPVNIKKQETNNIMLLVKNNTGLKNLYKLVSEAHINYYGSKKPRIPRSLIEKNRDGILIGAAMSMHFSNEGELASAYFRYNLDHLYEKINFYDYIELQPRESYTELYEKEGTGTISSFDSIEKANKFLYHLAKSKDKKVIATSNVHYLDEEDHRVRSILLYGSGSVFREKQYNSDNKFYFRTTNEMLREFSYLGEDIAREIVVESTNAIASEIEKVQPVPSGFFPPKIDNAEEIVKEMTYNKAYKIYGNPLPEIVAQRLERELRAIVGNGFSVLYLSAQKLVKESLDNGYLVGSRGSVGSSLVAFMMDITEVNALYPHYICADENCRYSEFMDKEGAGVDLPDKSCPKCGKDLKKEGHAIPFEVFMGFNGDKVPDIDLVRNVTLKVA